Genomic window (Ferrovibrio sp. MS7):
GAAGATGGCTATGTTGCTATAGACATTCCCCGGGCCAAACGCGAGCAACAGCGCAACAATCGGCCCGAACCAGAGCGCGACACAGATTGCGGCGACACGGAGCGACCATCCCGGTCCCGGCCGGGCATGCGCGGGAGCCTCCTCGCCAAGCAACGAGTCCGCATCCGCCACAACGCTGCCGCCCGCGGCCTTGTGCCCGCCCCCGACCAGGAAGCTGGCTATACCGGCGCGGCCCCCTCCATATCCCAGGATCGCAGCCGTGAGGACAATCCACGGGAAGCCGATCCCAAAAACAAAGATGCCGATGAAAGCGGCTGCCGCGATGAGCACCATGGTGGTATTTTTCAACGCCCGCTTGCCGATGCGGATCACGGCCTCAAGCACGACAGCCAGCACCGCCGCTTTGAGGCCAAAAAACAAGCCCTGAATGACACCAACGCCACCATACCCGGCATAAATCCAACTGAGTGCCATGATGGCGACTATGCCCGGCAATACGAACAGCATACCGGCGATCAGGCCGCCCAGGGTACGATGCATCAGCCAGCCGATATAAACAGCAAGCTGCTGCGCCTCCGGCCCCGGCAGTAGCATGCAGTAGTTCAAGGCATGCAGGAAGCGGTTCTCGCCGATCCACTTCTTTTCCTCGACGATGATCCGATGCATCACCGCAATCTGCCCTGCCGGCCCACCGAAACTGAGGGCGGCAACCCGTGCCCAGACGCGCATGGCTTCGCCCAGGGA
Coding sequences:
- a CDS encoding chromate transporter codes for the protein MTARELAPSPHKAVSSHGVSLGEAMRVWARVAALSFGGPAGQIAVMHRIIVEEKKWIGENRFLHALNYCMLLPGPEAQQLAVYIGWLMHRTLGGLIAGMLFVLPGIVAIMALSWIYAGYGGVGVIQGLFFGLKAAVLAVVLEAVIRIGKRALKNTTMVLIAAAAFIGIFVFGIGFPWIVLTAAILGYGGGRAGIASFLVGGGHKAAGGSVVADADSLLGEEAPAHARPGPGWSLRVAAICVALWFGPIVALLLAFGPGNVYSNIAIFFSQMAVVTFGGAYAVLAYVAQQAVENFGWLRPGEMLDGLGMAETTPGPLIMVLQFVGFMGAYRDPGMLHPMLAGTLGGLLATWVTFVPCFLWIFLGAPFIEKLRGNKMVGAALSAITAAVVGVVLNLAIWFALHTIFKEVRKVSDFGLSLDVPILASVDVPSLVLMLGSIVALFWFKLGMAKTLAGAALLGIVWHFISTA